A stretch of the Desulfovibrio sp. X2 genome encodes the following:
- the lptE gene encoding LPS assembly lipoprotein LptE yields the protein MNVAPAPGAAPRGARMRRGGFPRVLAGVLLATALLVLPGCARYGFTPKTAKLALPPDVHTIAIRKVTNPTMYTWLPARAISNYRDEISQRDVLKWTDKEQADAVVDLTIKRFYIHTSLQNKQEETLEYSASVTLYATYYRRTDNSRLWEGQVSYSEAYTSSDVQSAQERALDEAVRRLVDQLYNAY from the coding sequence TTGAACGTTGCCCCGGCGCCCGGCGCCGCCCCGCGCGGCGCCAGGATGAGGCGCGGCGGCTTCCCGCGCGTCCTCGCGGGGGTGCTGCTCGCGACCGCGCTCCTCGTCCTTCCCGGCTGCGCCCGCTACGGCTTCACGCCCAAGACCGCCAAGCTCGCCCTGCCGCCCGACGTGCACACCATAGCCATCCGCAAGGTCACGAACCCGACCATGTACACCTGGCTGCCCGCGCGGGCCATCTCGAACTACCGCGACGAGATCTCGCAGCGTGACGTACTCAAATGGACGGACAAGGAACAGGCCGACGCGGTCGTGGACCTGACCATCAAGCGCTTCTACATCCATACTTCGCTGCAGAACAAGCAGGAGGAGACCCTGGAGTACAGCGCCAGCGTGACCCTCTACGCGACCTACTACCGCCGCACGGACAACAGCCGCCTCTGGGAAGGCCAGGTCAGCTATTCCGAGGCCTACACCTCGAGCGACGTGCAGTCGGCCCAGGAGCGCGCCCTGGACGAAGCCGTCAGGCGACTCGTGGACCAGCTTTACAACGCCTACTGA
- a CDS encoding DNA polymerase III subunit delta, whose product MTRPGFSFLVCPDSELIRRRVSDMLEGAGLSRRVYWGDEELPPAFWQDLTSQGLLGGGAAVVVRRAEALPVRELARLSPVLAGFNPSAWPLFCVESAWERGKPKIPAVLKKQKFWAFAEKQGWVWESPGLTERTLPDYVRAWAADRGIAVRPEALQALAACLPPDAAAVDTELAKLELSLGERREIGPNDLSLVAAEASMDPWTMLESLIGGRLSTTLWREVLRERSSSDGLLFPLLAGLVREARQMWMIINGENSGLPDWMVRKKVPAAKRAGPGRVAAIFGLAMEAEHGVKSGEQSEAQALERLVAGLARLFAPAPHGPTHGPTHGRTGGGTGRGGGA is encoded by the coding sequence ATGACCCGCCCCGGATTCAGCTTCCTCGTCTGTCCGGACAGCGAACTGATCCGGCGCCGCGTCTCCGACATGCTCGAGGGCGCAGGGCTTTCGCGCCGCGTCTACTGGGGCGACGAGGAACTGCCGCCCGCCTTCTGGCAGGACCTCACGAGCCAGGGGCTGCTGGGCGGCGGCGCGGCCGTGGTCGTGCGCCGCGCCGAGGCCCTGCCCGTGCGCGAGCTCGCCCGCCTCTCCCCCGTGCTCGCGGGCTTCAATCCCTCGGCCTGGCCGCTCTTCTGCGTGGAGAGCGCCTGGGAGCGGGGCAAGCCGAAGATCCCCGCCGTCCTCAAGAAGCAGAAGTTCTGGGCCTTTGCCGAGAAGCAGGGCTGGGTCTGGGAATCCCCGGGGCTCACGGAACGCACCCTGCCCGACTACGTGCGCGCCTGGGCCGCGGACAGGGGCATCGCCGTCAGACCCGAGGCCCTGCAGGCCCTGGCGGCCTGCCTGCCGCCGGACGCCGCGGCCGTGGACACCGAGCTCGCCAAGCTCGAGCTCTCGCTGGGCGAGCGGCGCGAGATCGGCCCGAACGACCTCTCCCTGGTGGCCGCCGAGGCCTCCATGGATCCCTGGACCATGCTCGAATCGCTCATAGGCGGCCGCCTTTCCACCACGCTCTGGCGCGAGGTGCTGCGCGAGCGCTCCTCCTCCGACGGCCTGCTCTTCCCCCTCCTCGCGGGCCTCGTGCGCGAGGCGCGGCAGATGTGGATGATCATAAACGGCGAGAACAGCGGCCTGCCGGACTGGATGGTGCGCAAGAAGGTGCCCGCGGCCAAGCGGGCCGGGCCCGGGCGCGTGGCCGCCATCTTCGGCCTGGCCATGGAGGCGGAGCACGGCGTGAAGTCCGGCGAGCAGAGCGAGGCCCAGGCGCTCGAGCGCCTCGTGGCCGGGCTCGCCCGGCTCTTCGCCCCTGCTCCGCATGGCCCGACTCATGGCCCGACGCATGGCAGGACGGGCGGGGGCACGGGCCGCGGCGGGGGCGCATGA
- the radC gene encoding DNA repair protein RadC — MSTRQPHYHGHRQRLRERLAREPRQLADYEILELLLGLVIRRGDTKPLAKELLARHKTLRGVFLADPAELRDLDGFGDATADFWLLWRETWARLHEAPVADRVVIQGPENVAELAKARLGPYRREEFWVALVDNKNRLLAWERASQGTVDQTIVYPREVFSRALELKASGMVLVHNHPGGDPRPSAQDVELTRRMVRAATDLGMRVLDHIIVTDHAFYSFQQEGML, encoded by the coding sequence ATGAGCACGCGCCAGCCCCACTATCACGGCCACCGCCAGCGGCTGCGCGAGCGTCTGGCCCGCGAGCCCAGGCAGCTGGCCGACTACGAGATCCTCGAACTGCTCCTCGGCCTAGTCATCCGGCGCGGGGACACCAAGCCCCTGGCCAAGGAGCTGCTCGCCCGCCACAAGACCCTGCGCGGCGTCTTCCTAGCCGACCCGGCCGAGCTGCGCGACCTCGACGGCTTCGGCGACGCCACGGCGGACTTCTGGCTGCTGTGGCGCGAGACCTGGGCCAGGCTGCACGAGGCGCCCGTGGCCGACCGCGTGGTCATCCAGGGGCCGGAGAACGTGGCCGAGCTGGCCAAGGCCCGGCTAGGGCCCTACCGCCGCGAGGAGTTCTGGGTGGCGCTTGTGGACAACAAGAACCGCCTCCTGGCCTGGGAGCGCGCGAGCCAGGGCACGGTGGACCAGACCATCGTCTACCCTCGCGAGGTCTTCTCGCGCGCCCTGGAACTCAAGGCCAGCGGCATGGTCCTGGTGCACAACCACCCCGGCGGCGACCCCCGCCCCTCGGCCCAGGACGTGGAGCTGACGCGGCGCATGGTGCGCGCGGCCACGGACCTCGGCATGCGCGTGCTCGACCACATCATCGTCACGGACCACGCCTTCTACAGCTTCCAGCAGGAGGGCATGCTCTGA
- a CDS encoding acylphosphatase — translation MPEARRCIVEGLVQGVAFRAFSRDKARSLGLSGFVRNLPDGRVETVFSGTPGAMDEFERWLGEEGSPYGRVSRITCAPYSLPDGLLGFEIRF, via the coding sequence ATGCCCGAGGCGCGGCGCTGCATCGTCGAGGGCCTGGTGCAGGGCGTGGCCTTCCGCGCCTTCTCGCGCGACAAGGCGCGTTCCCTGGGCCTTTCCGGCTTCGTGCGCAACCTGCCCGACGGCCGGGTGGAGACGGTCTTTTCCGGCACCCCCGGGGCCATGGACGAGTTCGAGCGCTGGCTCGGCGAGGAAGGCTCGCCCTACGGCCGGGTGAGCCGGATCACCTGTGCCCCATACTCCCTGCCGGACGGGCTTCTCGGCTTCGAAATCCGTTTCTGA